A section of the Nodosilinea sp. FACHB-141 genome encodes:
- a CDS encoding GlsB/YeaQ/YmgE family stress response membrane protein encodes MNILAWIVLGLIAGAIAKAIYPGHQSGGILGTLILGVIGAFVGGSLYTLLTTGSLALTATGLSIGGVVIAVLGAIVALFIYYAVAKRAV; translated from the coding sequence ATGAATATTCTAGCTTGGATCGTGTTGGGTTTAATTGCAGGTGCGATTGCTAAAGCAATTTACCCTGGACATCAGAGCGGCGGCATCTTGGGCACGCTGATCTTGGGTGTAATTGGTGCATTTGTTGGTGGTAGCCTCTACACCTTACTGACCACAGGATCGCTAGCCCTCACGGCAACGGGTCTCAGCATTGGTGGTGTGGTAATCGCTGTTTTGGGCGCCATCGTTGCTCTGTTCATTTACTACGCAGTTGCCAAGCGTGCCGTTTAG